A stretch of the uncultured Trichococcus sp. genome encodes the following:
- a CDS encoding 6-phospho-beta-glucosidase: protein MRKDFLWGGATAANQAEGGYLSGGKGLGTVDVIPQGEYRSAVMQGLLNYKELPEGLFYPSHEAIDMYTHIKEDIALMGEMGFKAYRFSVAWSRIFPTGEEEEPNEEGLAFYEMMIDELLKHHIEPVITICHFDVPLNLYNKYGSWKNRKMVDFYAKYAKALFERFNGKVRYWMTFNEINMLLHLPFMGAGISFDEGENKTAVLYQSAHHELVASALATKIAKEINPDFQIGCMIAAGQYYAQTSHPNDVLAANQKNQDNFFFIDVQSRGEYPAYALKFMEREGIELEMQDGDFELLRENTVDYIGFSYYSSRMIGTLNTDTDVTSGNVFPTLRNPHLQASEWGWQIDPVGLRITMNALYDRYQKPLFIVENGLGANDTVKADGSIKDDYRIAYLSAHINEMIKAVELDGVDLIGYTPWGWIDIVSASSGEMKKRYGFVYVDLDNDGNGNFARSKKKSFDWYKQVIATNGESIRVQ from the coding sequence ATGAGAAAAGACTTTTTATGGGGTGGCGCAACAGCCGCGAACCAAGCAGAAGGGGGCTATTTATCGGGTGGTAAGGGCCTGGGCACGGTGGATGTCATCCCTCAAGGGGAATACCGCTCAGCAGTGATGCAGGGACTGCTTAACTACAAAGAACTTCCGGAGGGATTATTCTATCCCTCCCACGAAGCGATTGACATGTACACACACATCAAAGAGGATATCGCCTTGATGGGAGAAATGGGCTTCAAGGCTTACCGTTTCTCGGTAGCGTGGTCACGCATTTTCCCTACGGGTGAAGAAGAGGAGCCAAACGAAGAAGGCTTAGCTTTTTACGAAATGATGATCGATGAGTTGCTGAAGCATCATATCGAACCCGTTATCACGATTTGCCACTTTGATGTACCGTTAAACTTATACAACAAGTATGGCTCTTGGAAGAACCGTAAAATGGTCGATTTTTACGCAAAATATGCGAAAGCATTATTCGAACGTTTCAATGGGAAAGTGCGCTATTGGATGACGTTCAACGAAATCAATATGTTGTTGCACTTGCCGTTTATGGGAGCAGGCATCAGTTTTGACGAAGGCGAAAACAAAACGGCAGTTTTATATCAATCGGCCCACCATGAGTTGGTTGCATCCGCGTTGGCAACCAAGATCGCAAAGGAGATCAATCCGGATTTCCAAATCGGCTGTATGATAGCGGCAGGCCAATACTATGCCCAAACCAGCCATCCGAACGATGTGCTGGCAGCTAACCAAAAGAACCAGGATAACTTTTTCTTCATCGATGTGCAATCGCGTGGAGAATACCCTGCTTACGCCTTGAAATTCATGGAACGTGAAGGTATCGAGTTGGAGATGCAAGACGGCGACTTTGAATTGTTGCGCGAAAATACAGTGGATTACATCGGGTTCAGCTATTACTCTTCGCGAATGATCGGTACACTGAATACCGATACAGACGTCACAAGTGGTAATGTCTTTCCGACTTTGCGCAACCCGCACTTGCAAGCCAGTGAGTGGGGCTGGCAAATAGATCCAGTAGGGCTGCGTATCACCATGAACGCCTTGTACGACCGTTACCAAAAGCCTTTGTTCATAGTTGAAAATGGTTTGGGGGCAAACGACACAGTCAAAGCGGATGGTTCCATCAAAGACGACTATCGCATCGCATATTTATCGGCGCACATCAATGAAATGATCAAAGCGGTGGAATTGGACGGCGTGGACTTGATCGGCTACACACCATGGGGTTGGATCGATATCGTCAGTGCTTCTTCCGGCGAGATGAAAAAACGTTACGGTTTCGTATACGTCGATCTGGATAATGACGGCAATGGCAATTTCGCGCGTTCCAAGAAAAAATCCTTCGACTGGTACAAGCAAGTCATTGCTACGAACGGCGAAAGCATACGCGTTCAGTAA
- a CDS encoding dicarboxylate/amino acid:cation symporter, which produces MKSLKKISMTNQIMIAMVLGIAAGLIFGPAIAPIAVVGQIFLRLIQMAVVVMIMGAVIEAVGTLDPQILGKLGGKMAAWFLGGTAIAASLGLALGYLIQPGAGVDMQIDTSAEVATATGSVTDVILAFFPSNVVQSMSTGNMIQVIIFALLFGLSISLLSTRRDLTALKAAISQFNEVILQLVTTVMHLAPLGIFALLANVTGVIGLSVILPLAKFLLAMAIGSVIFLVLWIFLTSAITKVNPAHIVKGLSRMTIMAFTTTSSAITLPVKMEDQENKLGVSRRISQLVGPLGMAMNSNGLSLFLAIAAITLAQFYGLEFTLANAIQTVTLSTLATLGTVAVPGGGLVALTIVIPALGLPPESIGLLAGIDWFSGMFRTVLNVDADATIAMILAHGEGELDHQHIKEVHTAQATDIS; this is translated from the coding sequence ATGAAATCTTTGAAGAAAATCAGCATGACCAATCAGATTATGATTGCGATGGTATTAGGTATTGCGGCCGGCTTAATTTTCGGACCGGCGATTGCGCCGATTGCGGTAGTCGGGCAAATCTTTCTGCGGCTGATTCAGATGGCCGTGGTGGTTATGATCATGGGCGCGGTGATCGAAGCGGTCGGCACCCTCGACCCGCAAATATTGGGGAAACTCGGAGGCAAGATGGCTGCTTGGTTCCTCGGCGGGACAGCCATTGCAGCAAGCTTAGGCTTGGCGCTGGGTTATCTGATTCAACCGGGAGCCGGGGTTGATATGCAGATTGATACCTCTGCAGAAGTTGCGACTGCGACCGGCAGTGTCACCGATGTTATTCTCGCATTTTTCCCGTCGAATGTGGTTCAGTCCATGAGTACAGGGAACATGATTCAAGTCATTATCTTTGCTCTATTATTCGGTTTATCGATCAGCTTGTTGAGTACACGTCGGGATTTGACTGCACTGAAAGCAGCGATTTCACAATTCAATGAGGTCATTCTCCAATTGGTCACAACGGTGATGCACTTGGCGCCTTTAGGGATTTTTGCCTTGCTGGCTAATGTCACCGGCGTAATCGGCCTGAGCGTGATTTTGCCGCTGGCGAAATTCCTCCTGGCGATGGCGATCGGTTCTGTGATATTTTTGGTGTTATGGATTTTTCTGACCAGTGCGATCACAAAAGTGAATCCCGCCCACATCGTCAAGGGCTTGTCGCGCATGACCATTATGGCCTTCACGACAACCTCTTCTGCCATTACGCTTCCGGTCAAGATGGAAGATCAGGAAAATAAACTTGGCGTCAGCCGCCGCATTTCCCAATTGGTCGGTCCCTTGGGCATGGCGATGAACAGCAATGGCTTGTCGCTCTTCCTTGCCATCGCAGCTATCACATTGGCGCAGTTTTACGGCCTGGAGTTCACTTTAGCGAATGCGATCCAGACTGTCACCTTATCGACCTTGGCCACTTTAGGCACCGTAGCGGTTCCCGGCGGTGGGTTGGTCGCCTTGACGATCGTCATTCCGGCACTCGGCCTGCCACCGGAAAGCATCGGTCTGTTGGCAGGTATCGACTGGTTCTCCGGCATGTTCCGGACGGTACTCAATGTTGATGCCGACGCCACCATTGCGATGATTCTGGCGCACGGAGAAGGAGAATTGGATCACCAGCACATCAAAGAGGTGCATACGGCTCAAGCAACCGACATTTCCTGA